A segment of the bacterium genome:
ATCGAGCGTTCCCCACCGAGACCCTGGCCCGGCTCGCGAAGCGGGAAGGGAACGAGATGGTCGGCTTCAAGGAGACGTTTCGTGATCGGGCCGGCATCAGTCATTCGCTGATTTCCGAGCGGTTTCTGAAGGCGAACGAGAAGGACGGGGCGTGCAAGACGATCGCGGTCATGCGAGATCCCCGCGACGTGTGGTGTTCGCTCCTGGCCAACAACGAGCGTCTCGGTTCGCCGAGGATCTCGATGTCGGCGACCTTCACCGATACGTGGCTGAAGCTGGCGAAGTGGGTCGTCGAGCAGGACCTCTTTTTCGTGCGGTATGAGGACCTCGTCGAGCGATACGAGAGCGAGCTTCGCAGGGTCGTGCAATTCCTCGGGGTCGAGTTCCATCCCGAGATGCTCGACCGCAGCCTGGATCTGACTCTTCCGCCGAGTGGGACCGCTCCGACGAGTGGCGATCCACGAGCACTGAGCAGTCGACCGGTGACCGCGACCTCCGTGAACCGATTCGTCGATGACATCGACCATGAAGAGCGGAGCTTCATCGAGGCGGAGTGTGGCGAGGCCATGAGGGAGTTCGGTTACCCGGCCTAGGTGTCGCGCGCGCCGCTCGCCGGTATTCGACTCGATCTGGGCGCGCGGCTCTCGGCCAGATCGGCGGCAGGTCGTCGTCGGCTGCGCCGGAGACGCTTGCTGGCTCGCCCGCCAGGGGTATCGTCGCAGTCCTCGCGTCCGCCTCGGGCACGAGTGCTCGACGGAGCCGCCTTGTCGCCTCTCGATCCGCCCAGTTCGCCCCCGCCCCCGCAGTCGGCGCCGGACGCCCCCTACGGCTCACGCTATACGCTCTACGTCCTGGTGATGGTCCTGCTCACCATGGTCTTCAACAACATCGATCGCACGATGTTGTCGATCGTCGTCGACGACGTGAAGGCGGAGTTCGCGCTCTCCGACACGGAGCTGGGATTCCTGCTCGGTCCGGCCTTCGCCGTCGTCTACATCTTTCTCGTGCTCCCGCTCGGCCGCTACGCCGACACGACCGGCGTCCGCCGTACGATCATCTCCACCTGCCTGTTCGTCTGGAGCCTCTTCACGGTCACGACCGGATTCGTGACCTCGTACGCCCAGCTCGCCCTCATGCGGATGGGCGTCGGGGTCGGGGAGGCCGGGGCGACCGCGCCCTCGGTTTCCATGTTGGCGGACTACCTGCCGCCGGAGCGTCGGGCTTCGGGGATGTCGGTGATCTCGATGGGGGCCGTGATCGGGATGGGCATCGGGATGATGGCCGGTGGCTGGATCTCGGAGAGCTTCGGCTGGCGGGGCTCGTTCATCGCCGCAGGCGTCCCCGGCATCGTCCTCGCGATCCTCTTCCGGCTGACGATCCGGGAGCCCGCACGAGGCGGGAGCGAGGGGCGCACCACGACGACGGCGGGCGCGTTCCTGCCGAACCTGCGCGCGCTCTTCGGAACACGGACCTACCTCTACATCCTGTCCGCGAACGCCTTCACGCTCTTCGCGTCGATGGGCCGAAATCTCTGGGAGCCGGCGTTCCTGATGCGGACGTACGAGATGGGGCAGTTCCACGCCGGAACCTGGTACTTCCTCACGAGCCCGCTGCCTTCGATGCTCGGCATCTTTCTCGGAGGCTTCCTGGCAGATCGGTACGGCGAGCGCGACAAGCGTTGGTACTTGTGGGTGCCGGCGCTCGGTCTCCTCGCGAGCCCGCCGATCCTGGTCGCGTTCCTGCTCTGGCCGACGAGCGACGTGATCACGATGCCCGCTTTCCTCGCCGGGTCGATGTTCTCGGTCATGCCGGTCGCGCTCGTCTGGAGCCTCGTCGGGTCGATCTTGGGAGGCTTCTTCACGGCCCCGTTCATGTCGACGACGCAGGGCGTCGTGCCGCTCCGAATGCGCGCGTTCGCCGCGGCGATCTCGACCCTGCTCAGCACGCTGATCGGTCTCGCCGGGGGGCCCCTCGTCGTGGGCGCGCTCGCGGATGGGCTCGAACCCGAGTACGGGCGGGACGCGCTTCGCTACGCGCTGCTCTTCCCGACCCTGATCCCGATGATCAGCGGCGTGATCTGCCTCGCCGGGGCGCGCGAGGTCGCGGCGGATCTGGAACGGTCTCGCGATCTCGACGTCTGATCTGCGCCGCGGACGCACCGACCGTTCCGCCCGGTCCCCTCAGGCGAGCCCCGGCCAGAGTCGCCTCGCCGTCCCGGAGAGACAGGCCTCGGCCTGCGCAGCGGGGAGCGACTCGAAGGCCCGGCATCCGAGCGCGACGAGGTCCGCGTAGGGACGATCATGGGTCTGGCAATAATCCGAGCCCCACATCAGGCGCTCCGCGCCGAACCGGTCGACGAGCTCCCGGATCAGCGATGTCGCGCCCTCGGTGCGTTCCGCGTCGTCGAGATTGTGGGTCGAGACCTTGAGGTGGAGCGCTTCGAAGCGGGCGAGCGCGAAGAGCGCCTCTCTCGCCTGCGCATCCGCGAGTGCGAAGCCACAGTGGTCGAGGGAGATCGCCGTGTCGGGCTCGCGTTCGAGTACGCGTTCGAGCTCGGGGAGCTGTGGCGGCAGGATCGTGACGATCACGTGGGCGCCGCGACTCCGCGCGATCTCGAAGAGCGGGATCGTCGTGGGCTCCGCGAGCCAGGACGGACCCTCGCGGGCGAGGGCGAAGAGCCGGACGCCCTGCATCCCGCGATCGTCGAGCCAGTAGGCGAGGGTCTGGGCCGCGTCGCCGGCTTCGGCATCGATCGCACAGGCGGAGACGAAGCGCCCGGGCGTCGCGCGCGCGGCGTCGGCCGCGTAGTCGTTCTTCCAGGTATAGGCGCCGACGCCCTGGACGAGGATCGCCTGCGCTACGCCGCTCCCGTCCATGTCGCGGGCGAGGTCCTCGGCGCTCGCCGGTGCCTCGCGATACCACTCGCCGGACAGGTCACGCGGGTTCAGCGGGTAGCGATCAAGGTCGGGCGAGACGATGTGGGTATGACAGTCGACGATCGACGGGCGTGCGGACATCGGCCTCGGCTCAGAGCTCCGTGGTCGCTTCGCCGAGCCGGATCGTCAGGAACTCCATCCCCTCCGGTCCGCAGGTGAATCCGTACCGGTTCTTCGCCGGGATGACGATCGTGTCGTCCGCGCGGGCCTCGCCGAAGTCGCCGTCGAACGTGCACCCGCCGGAGAGCACGATCAGCATCTCGTCGTAGCTGTGGTGATGGGTCGGCACGCGGTAGCCGGCGGGGAGCTGCGATCGGTTCATGAAGAACCCGCCCTCGCCGCGCACGATCTTCTTGCGCCGCGCCCCGACCTTCTTCGCTTGCTCCACCAGCTCCTTCGGCGGCGCCGTCCCCGGCGCCGAGCTCTCGAGCGGCTTGTCCCAATCGATCTCGCGATACGCCAGAATCTTCGCCGGCGGCGGCGCCGTCGTCTCGTCACTCATCGAAATCTCCTCCCGCCCCGGATCCACCCCCGGAGCCCTCAGCGCAAGAAGCGCCGCCCCAAGCGGCGCTTCGAGAGGCGCGTCCGCGCCGACCTGAAATCGAGCCCTCAGCGCAAGCCCGCGCCGCCGAAAGCGCGGGCGAGAGGCGCGCAGCGCCGACGGTTTCAGTTCCTCGTGTCCTCGATCCAATCCGGCATGTCGATCGGGGGGTTCGGCAGCCGCTTCGCATTCTTCTCCGCGAGCAGCTTCTCGAAGCCCTCGGTGTCCGCCGGAAACGAGCGCGGATCGCCCATCATGACCTCGAAGAGCTCGACCCCGTCGGGTCCCGCGACGAAGGGACCGAAGGCCGCGCCCTGCTCGAGGGTGATGTGCATGCCCGGCGTGCATTCGACATCGCCGCAGGTCATCGATCCGGAGAGCACGTAGACCACGTGTTCGCTGTTGTGTCCGTGCTTGTGGATCATCATGCCCGGGTCCCACTTCGCGTAGAGCGAGAGGCACTTGTCACTGAACTCGAGCCACTTCTCCCGGACGTAGGCGGGGCCGGTCGGCAGCTCGATTGCGCGGACCTCCTGCCACTTCTCGTCGTCGAGGTGTCGGAACTTCACGCGCGGCTCACGCGATTCGTCGGTCATGGATGGTGTCTCCTCGGGGTGCCCGCAGGCGGTGTGTCAGACGACCTTCTCGCCGGCGATCGTCACGCGATTCATGATGCGGCGGGTGTCGTAGTCGGGAACGGCGAAGTGCTGGGTACTGCGATTGTCCCAGAACGCGACGGAGTTCGTGTCCCAGGTGAAGCGGCACTGGAACTCCGGCGACCGGATGTGGTCCATCAGCATCGGCAGCAGCGCGTCGTTCTCGGACTCGGTCAGCCCCACGATGCGCGTGGTCGAGTTGCGGTTGACGAAGAGCGCCTTCTTGCCCGTGATGGGGTGGGTCCGGACGACCGGGTGCTCGACCGGGGGCCACTTCGCCTGGATTTCGGCGAGGTCGACGTCGGCATGGCCGGCGGCGATCCCCTTCAGGAGCGGCTTCGTGATGTCGTGTACGGCCGTCAGGCCGTCGACGAGTCGCTGGATCGGGGGAGAGAGGGCCTCGTAGGCGGCGACCGCGCTGGCGAAGCAGGTGTCGCCACCGACCTTCGGAATCTGGACGGCGTGCAGGATCGAACCCATCGGCGGCTCGGCCATGAACGTGTTGTCCGAGTGCCACTGGTCGGCGCCCTCGCCGCGGGGACTGGTCTGGTCCAGGACGATGTATTCCGGGTCGTCCCCGTATTTCGGGGCGAAGGGGGGGATGCTGATCGGGCCGAACTGCTTCGCGAACGCGACCTGCTGCTCCGGCGTGATGTCCTGGTTCCGGAAGAAGAGCACGTGGTATTCGGTCAGGGCTTCGAGGATCCCTGCGCGATCCTCTTCGGCCAGGGGCGCGCGAAGATCGACGCCTTCGACGTTCGCGCCGATCGCCGAAGTGACGGGCTGGAAGTGCAGCGAGCTCATGGAGGGTCTCCTGGCCTGGGGGCTCGGGCGGTCGGCCTAACGTAGTCCGGCCGCGGCGCCGCGGTCGGCCGCGCGTCGTTCGAAGAGTTCGAGCAGCGAGCCGAGGCTCTTGTCGGCGGCGTCGACCTGGTGGGCGGTGAGCGGCGCCATGAGGCTCGTCGTCGCGGTGAGGAACGCGTGGAAGACGCGCTCCTGGAGCGAGCGGCCGCGATCGGTGAGGGTGACCCGCATGCCGCGGCCGTCGTCGGGGTCGGGGGAGCGCGAGACGTAGCCGGCTTCCTCGAGGCGCTTCAGGATCTTGGTCATCCCGCCGGAGGAGCGTCGCAGCCGGCTGTAGAGCTGGCTCGGTTTGAGCGTGTAGGGCGGGCCCGCGCGCCGGAGGGCGGCGAGGACGCCGTAGTCCGACGGGGTCAGCTCGAAGGGCTCGAGGACGTCGTGTTGGAACGCGTCGAGGAGGACGCCGAGGCGCGCCAGGCGCACGAGGGGCGGGAGGTTGGCGATGTCCAGATCGCCGTACTCGGATTCCCAGCTGCGCGTGAGATCTTCGAACCAGTCCATCCGTCCCTCGTCGTCGAGGGCGTCAGACTAGCTGCGTCGATAGCTTTCTGGCAAGAGAGAATCGATCCGGCGCGATTCAGTGCGTGATCCGGATCATCGCCCCCACGATCTGTCGGCCGAAGGCCATCGGATCGCGGCTGGTGACCCGATTCCGGCTCTCCCAGGCGAACTCGAGCTCGATGCCCTCGGCGAGGGGGCGGGTCAGGGCGACCCGGCTCTGGATGTGCCGCTCGAAGCGGAGGCCCGGGCCGACGTCGGAGACCAGAGGCGCCGCGAACTGGTCGGGCCGGGTCCGGAAGCGGCCGTAGCTCGCATCGAAGCGGGCGCGGATCTGGAGGGGCAGGTCGATGAACGCGATGCCCTCCGCCCGCCAGTCTTCGTTGGGCCGGAAGAGCGGCTGGTCGAAGCGCGCGCCGAGGGCCTCGATCCAGGCGAGACGGTCGTCCTCCGCGCTCGCGACGGGGGCGGCGAGCAGGATCAGGAGAGCGAGCGCGGCGACCCACGGACGCACGGCGCCGCGGGTCGATGTCGAGCGGGGGGAGCGAGACATTGGAAGGCTCTTCGGGCGTCTCCGGGGAATCCCTGAGTGATCGGGATCACCCATTCCCGCTCGCTGCCGTGGGAGTGGTCACCCTGCCGCCGGACCTCGCGTCTCCTGCGGGCGATCTGCGCTGGGCCCGGCCGCGGCCTAGACTCGCGCGCCATGAGAGCCATCGTGATCGAAGAGCCTGGAGACGAGAGCTGCATGCAGCTCGGAGACGCACCGACGCCCGAGCTTCGGCCGGGTGCGCTGCGGATCGAGAACCACGCGGCCGGCGTGAACCGTGCCGACCTGATGCAGCGTCGCGGCCTCTATCCGCCGCCGCCCGGGAGCTCGCCGCTCCTGGGGCTCGAGTGTGCCGGGATCGTGACCGAGGTCGGCGTCGGCGTGTCGGGCTTCGCGGTCGGCGATCGCGTGATGGCGCTGCTTCCTGGCGGTGGGTATGCGGAGGAGGTCGTCGTCGACGCCGGCTCGGCGATCCCGCTGCCCGAGACGCTCTCCTTCCACGAGGGGGCCGGTCTGACGGAGACCCTCCTCACGGTCCACCTCAACGTCTGGCGTCTCGGCGGTCTACCGGAAGGCGGAAGCGTGCTCGTTCACGGCGGAGGCAGCGGCATCGGGACGACGACGATCGATCTCGTGAAGCGTGCCGGCGGGACCGTCATCGCGACCGCGGGCAGCGCGGAGAAGTGCGCGCGCTGCAAGGAGCTCGGAGCGGACGCCGTCGCGAACTACAAGGAAGACGACTGGGTCGCGATCGCGAAGGAAGCGACCGGCGGCAAGGGCGTCGATGTCGTCCTCGACTCGATCGGGGCGGCCTACCTCGAGAACAACCTCGCGACGCTGGCCAACGACGGCGCGCTCGTGCTGATCGGCCTGATGGGCGGGGCCAAGGCCGAAGTCAACCTCGGTCTGTTGCTCACCCGACGGCTCAAGATCGTGGGCTCGACCCTCCGGACCCGCAGCAACGAAGAGAAGGCGTCGATCGTCCGGGACTTTCTCGCGCGCTTCGGGGACGACCTCGCCGACGGCAAGATCCGCCCGATCCTCCACGAGGTACTCCCCCTGGCAGAGGCGCCGGAGGCGCACCGCATGCTCCAGGCGAGCACGCATTTCGGGAAGGTCGTGCTGGCGGTCCGTTAGGCGGCCCGGGACGCGCCGGCGGATTTCGCGGTTTCACCTCGCGATCGCGGGGGCCGCGCGGACTTCGCGGTTTCAGCTCGCGATCGCGGTCTGCGCGCCGACCTCACGGTTTCAGCTCGCGATCGCGGTCTGCGCGCCGATGAGCTCGGCGTAGACGCCGCCGCGGGCGAGAAGCGTCTCGTGGTCGCCGGTCTCGGCGATCCGGCCTTCTTCGAGAACCACGATCCGGTCGGCGTGCTGGATGGTCGAGAGGCGGTGGGCAACGAGGAAGATCGTGCGCTGCCCCCGGAGACCGTCGATCGCGGCCTGCACGGCCCGCTCGGTCTGGGCGTCGAGGGCGCTGGTGGCTTCGTCGAAGACCAGGATCGACGCGTCGGCGAGGATCGCCCGGGCGATCGTCACCCGTTGCCGTTGGCCGCCGGAGAGCCGGAGCCCGAACTCGCCCGCGAGGGTGTCGTAGCCCTCGGGCAGGCCCTCGATGAACTCGTCCGCGGACGCAGCGGCGGCGGCCGCGCGGACCTCGTCGTCGGTCGCGCCGGGTCGCCCGTAGCGGATGTTCTCCATCAGGGACTCGTCGAAGAGGAAGGGCTCCTGGGTGACGAGAGCGACGTGCTCGAGGAACGAGGCCCGCTCGAGGTCCCGGAGGTCGACGCCGTCGATCTCGATCGCGCCGCGCGTCGGGTCGTGGAAGCGCAGGACGAGGTCGACCAGCGTCGATTTGCCGGTGCCGGTCCGGCCGACGATCGCGACGACCTCGCCGGCGCGGACTTCGAGGTCGATGCCGTCGAGGACCGGGGCGCCTCCGTAGTCGAAGGCGACGTCCCGGAAACGGATGTGCTCGCGCAGGCCGGTCATCGGTCGCGCGCCGGGTCGGTCCGGGATCTCTTCGTCCATGTCGAGAACCGCGAAGAGCCGGGCCGCGCTGCTCGCCGCTTCGACCAGACGGGGCACGCTCTGGATCAGGCTCTTCAGGGGCTTGTACGCGAGCCCCAGGATCGCGCCGAAGGCCATCACGTCGCCGATCGTCAGCCCGTCGATCCCGTGGACGACCGCGTAGCCTCCGATCCCGATCACCCCGGCGAAGAGGGCCGGCCAGATCGCCTCTCCCGAGGCCTTCACCAGCGCGCCGTTCTTGATCACCTTCATGTGGCGCCGGAAGTACTTGTCGGTCTCGTGATCGTAGGCGGTCGTCTCCGCGTCCTCGCCGCGAAAGGCCTTGATGACCTTGATGCCCGAGAGGATCGCGATCAGGCGATCCGAGAGCTGGCCCTGCGTTTCCTGGCGACGGGTGGAGACGTCGAGGATGCGCCCCATGAAGGTGGAGACCAGTAGATAGAAGGGCGGGACGCCGAGGAGGACGACCCCCGTGAGCGGAACGCTGATCCAGAGCATCATGGCGACGCCGATCAGGATCATCTCCGCGTGCAGGATCACGTCCTTGTAGAAGACGACGATCATCTGGCACGCGATCTGGGCGTCCGCCATGGAGCGCGAGAGGAAGTCACCGCTCGAGCCTTCGCGGAAGGTCCGGAGGGGGACGTGGAGGAGCTTGCGGGCGATCGCGATGTCGACGCGCTGGCGGACGCGTCCGGCGACCCATTCGGCGAGATAGGAGCGGCCGAGCACGGCGAGGGGGGACACGATCAGCGTCGCCCCCACGATCCCCGCGATGGGGCGGATCAGCGGCCAGAGCTCGTCCATGTTCAGCTCGCCGGCGGTCTTCGGCAGGACGATGTCGTCGAGCAGCGGCTGGATCAGCGACACCCGGATGAAGCCCGCGCCCGCCACGACGGCGCCGAGCAGGACGACTCCGAGCACGCGTCCGCCGTCCCCCTTCGAGAGGGCGAGCAGTCGGCGCAGCGCGCGAGAGGCCGAGATCCGCTTCGCGGGCTCGGC
Coding sequences within it:
- a CDS encoding sulfotransferase, encoding MVASTSLEMNAFSLLNATFKRLGWSRGWQRASSGFVFDSTKLASIDDSEKRVFQIVGVARSGTTLLCRAIDLHPGLVCFNEPFSDLYRHNEFARFSDGDRYRAFPTETLARLAKREGNEMVGFKETFRDRAGISHSLISERFLKANEKDGACKTIAVMRDPRDVWCSLLANNERLGSPRISMSATFTDTWLKLAKWVVEQDLFFVRYEDLVERYESELRRVVQFLGVEFHPEMLDRSLDLTLPPSGTAPTSGDPRALSSRPVTATSVNRFVDDIDHEERSFIEAECGEAMREFGYPA
- a CDS encoding MFS transporter encodes the protein MSPLDPPSSPPPPQSAPDAPYGSRYTLYVLVMVLLTMVFNNIDRTMLSIVVDDVKAEFALSDTELGFLLGPAFAVVYIFLVLPLGRYADTTGVRRTIISTCLFVWSLFTVTTGFVTSYAQLALMRMGVGVGEAGATAPSVSMLADYLPPERRASGMSVISMGAVIGMGIGMMAGGWISESFGWRGSFIAAGVPGIVLAILFRLTIREPARGGSEGRTTTTAGAFLPNLRALFGTRTYLYILSANAFTLFASMGRNLWEPAFLMRTYEMGQFHAGTWYFLTSPLPSMLGIFLGGFLADRYGERDKRWYLWVPALGLLASPPILVAFLLWPTSDVITMPAFLAGSMFSVMPVALVWSLVGSILGGFFTAPFMSTTQGVVPLRMRAFAAAISTLLSTLIGLAGGPLVVGALADGLEPEYGRDALRYALLFPTLIPMISGVICLAGAREVAADLERSRDLDV
- a CDS encoding amidohydrolase, which produces MSARPSIVDCHTHIVSPDLDRYPLNPRDLSGEWYREAPASAEDLARDMDGSGVAQAILVQGVGAYTWKNDYAADAARATPGRFVSACAIDAEAGDAAQTLAYWLDDRGMQGVRLFALAREGPSWLAEPTTIPLFEIARSRGAHVIVTILPPQLPELERVLEREPDTAISLDHCGFALADAQAREALFALARFEALHLKVSTHNLDDAERTEGATSLIRELVDRFGAERLMWGSDYCQTHDRPYADLVALGCRAFESLPAAQAEACLSGTARRLWPGLA
- a CDS encoding cupin domain-containing protein, translating into MSDETTAPPPAKILAYREIDWDKPLESSAPGTAPPKELVEQAKKVGARRKKIVRGEGGFFMNRSQLPAGYRVPTHHHSYDEMLIVLSGGCTFDGDFGEARADDTIVIPAKNRYGFTCGPEGMEFLTIRLGEATTEL
- a CDS encoding TauD/TfdA family dioxygenase, coding for MSSLHFQPVTSAIGANVEGVDLRAPLAEEDRAGILEALTEYHVLFFRNQDITPEQQVAFAKQFGPISIPPFAPKYGDDPEYIVLDQTSPRGEGADQWHSDNTFMAEPPMGSILHAVQIPKVGGDTCFASAVAAYEALSPPIQRLVDGLTAVHDITKPLLKGIAAGHADVDLAEIQAKWPPVEHPVVRTHPITGKKALFVNRNSTTRIVGLTESENDALLPMLMDHIRSPEFQCRFTWDTNSVAFWDNRSTQHFAVPDYDTRRIMNRVTIAGEKVV
- a CDS encoding MarR family transcriptional regulator, with translation MDWFEDLTRSWESEYGDLDIANLPPLVRLARLGVLLDAFQHDVLEPFELTPSDYGVLAALRRAGPPYTLKPSQLYSRLRRSSGGMTKILKRLEEAGYVSRSPDPDDGRGMRVTLTDRGRSLQERVFHAFLTATTSLMAPLTAHQVDAADKSLGSLLELFERRAADRGAAAGLR
- a CDS encoding NAD(P)H-quinone oxidoreductase, whose translation is MRAIVIEEPGDESCMQLGDAPTPELRPGALRIENHAAGVNRADLMQRRGLYPPPPGSSPLLGLECAGIVTEVGVGVSGFAVGDRVMALLPGGGYAEEVVVDAGSAIPLPETLSFHEGAGLTETLLTVHLNVWRLGGLPEGGSVLVHGGGSGIGTTTIDLVKRAGGTVIATAGSAEKCARCKELGADAVANYKEDDWVAIAKEATGGKGVDVVLDSIGAAYLENNLATLANDGALVLIGLMGGAKAEVNLGLLLTRRLKIVGSTLRTRSNEEKASIVRDFLARFGDDLADGKIRPILHEVLPLAEAPEAHRMLQASTHFGKVVLAVR
- a CDS encoding ABC transporter ATP-binding protein/permease, with translation MPNEDPEIRSSNGTAEPAKRISASRALRRLLALSKGDGGRVLGVVLLGAVVAGAGFIRVSLIQPLLDDIVLPKTAGELNMDELWPLIRPIAGIVGATLIVSPLAVLGRSYLAEWVAGRVRQRVDIAIARKLLHVPLRTFREGSSGDFLSRSMADAQIACQMIVVFYKDVILHAEMILIGVAMMLWISVPLTGVVLLGVPPFYLLVSTFMGRILDVSTRRQETQGQLSDRLIAILSGIKVIKAFRGEDAETTAYDHETDKYFRRHMKVIKNGALVKASGEAIWPALFAGVIGIGGYAVVHGIDGLTIGDVMAFGAILGLAYKPLKSLIQSVPRLVEAASSAARLFAVLDMDEEIPDRPGARPMTGLREHIRFRDVAFDYGGAPVLDGIDLEVRAGEVVAIVGRTGTGKSTLVDLVLRFHDPTRGAIEIDGVDLRDLERASFLEHVALVTQEPFLFDESLMENIRYGRPGATDDEVRAAAAAASADEFIEGLPEGYDTLAGEFGLRLSGGQRQRVTIARAILADASILVFDEATSALDAQTERAVQAAIDGLRGQRTIFLVAHRLSTIQHADRIVVLEEGRIAETGDHETLLARGGVYAELIGAQTAIAS